The Ornithinimicrobium sufpigmenti genome includes the window CGACCAGCACGGGTCCGCATACGCAGACGGAAGCCGTGCTTCTTGGCGCGGCGGCGGTTGTTGGGCTGGAAGGTGCGCTTGCTCATGGTGCTGCTCCGGGGTCGGGGTGGGTCAGGTCGCTGGGCAGGGTCGGCCGCCAACGAAGGCCCACGGCAGGCGCAC containing:
- the rpmH gene encoding 50S ribosomal protein L34 codes for the protein MSKRTFQPNNRRRAKKHGFRLRMRTRAGRAILNARRTKGRSSLSA